Proteins encoded by one window of Aphis gossypii isolate Hap1 chromosome X, ASM2018417v2, whole genome shotgun sequence:
- the LOC114126534 gene encoding uncharacterized protein LOC114126534 gives MFTEVKVKMLTNENDQVRDIEMNNSELNGKLDDPGYWPSIISNDIIATIVTLGPIQINNYDFPQNDEKPARRFTEKYYYRLMPNGENVNRPWLIYSKRHNCVYCFCYWKNLSTSLKHHENSMIHYEALKKWNDLKYRLKTNQVIDKAHLALIEKEKLHWRSVLKRILAAIHFLAQHNDSFRGSSDKLYTEKNGKFLGLIEMMEKFDPIISEHVRRIKLLIDCTPDISHKEQVSIMLRIVNLHTENQSIEPCVEEYFLEFIHCTSTTGLNLSNILISKLAEYKIELRDCRGQGYDNGANMKEVIEALEEVSETTNDPKTKYEAHSLVVNELESYEFILSLVIWYEILVEVNIVSKHLQSENIDLEIGTKLLDGLMTFLENYRENGFEKAKKTAKEIALSINIECTFKIKRVRKTKTFFEYEETKDKNTNDAELDLQILLTDGSSRDLDSVDMYSELIIFRNIIDDNTTVLQALTLIKKSPGSFQNISIALRILLTIPVTSAGVERSFSKLKLIKTYLRSTMSQNRLNSLATISIEHKLAVSEEYNSLIDEFAKLELYPEKIKCFSKGVLRPLFQGMQNTATGVP, from the exons ATGTTCACAGAAGTAAAAGTGAAAATGTTGACGAATGAAAATGACCAAGTGAGAGATATAGAAATGAATAATAGTGAATTGAATGGTAAATTAGATGATCCTGGTTATTGGCCttctattatttctaatgATATTATAGCAACTATTGTAACTTTAGGaccaattcaaattaataattacgattTTCCCCAAAATGATGAAAAACCAGCAAGAAGGTTCActgaaaaatactattatcgaCTAATGCCAAATGGAGAAAATGTAAATCGTCCGTGGCTTATTTACTCTAAAAGACACAATTGTGTGTATTGTTTTTGCT ATTGGAAAAATTTGTCAACAAGTCTAAAGCATCATGAAAATTCTATGATTCATTATGAAGCCCTTAAAAAATGGAATGACCTAAAATATcgtttaaaaactaatcaagTTATAGATAAAGCGCATTTAGCtttaattgaaaaagaaaagttaCATTGGAGAAGTGTTCTTAAAAGAATTTTAGcagctatacattttttggcgCAACATAATGATTCTTTTCGAGGATCATctgataaattgtatacagaaaaaaatgggAAATTTTTAGGATTAATTGAAATGATGGAGAAATTCGATCCAATCATTTCTGAACATGTTCgtagaataaaat tgtTGATAGATTGTACGCCAGATATAAGTCACAAAGAACAAGTATCCATTATGTTGAGAATTGTAAATTTACATACAGAAAATCAGTCTATTGAACCATGCGtagaagaatattttttagagtttATACACTGTACATCAACCACTGGGCTAAATTTgtcaaatattcttatttcaaAACTAGCTGAGTACAAAATTGAGTTAAGAGATTGCCGAGGTCAAGGATATGACAATGGGGCAAATATGAAAG AAGTAATTGAAGCATTAGAAGAAGTTTCGGAAACAACAAATGACCCAAAAACTAAATATGAAGCACATTCCCTTGTTGTAAACGAACTCGaaagttatgaatttattttgagtttaGTGATTTGGTACGAAATACTTGTGGAAGTAAACATAGTTAGTAAGCATTTACAAAGTGAGAATATAGATTTGGAAATAGGCACAAAATTATTAGATGGATTAATgacttttttagaaaattatagagAAAATGGTTTTGAAAAAGCGAAAAAAACTGCTAAGGAAATTGCATTGTCGATAAATATTGAGTgtactttcaaaataaaaagagtAAGAAAAACCAAGACCTTTTTTGAATATGAAGAAACAAAGGACAAAAATACTAATGACGctgaatta GATCTTCAAATTCTATTAACTGATGGTTCATCAAGAGATTTAGATTCAGTTGATATGTATtcagaattaattatatttcgaaatattattgatgataataCAACAGTTCTTCAAGCGTTAACGTTGATAAAGAAATCACCTGgtagttttcaaaacatttccATTGCTCTTCGAATTCTTTTGACTATCCCCGTTACTTCCGCTGGGGTAGAAAGATCCTTTTCTAAATTAAAGcttattaaaacatacttaAGAAGTACGATGTCTCAAAACAGATTAAATTCATTGGCAACTATCTCAATAGAACACAAATTAGCAGTATCTGAagaatataattcattgattGATGAATTTGCTA agCTTGAGTTATAcccagaaaaaataaaatgcttctCCAAAGGCGTGCTCAGGCCTCTTTTTCAGGGTATGCAAAACACTGCCACTGGTGTGCcctaa
- the LOC126552455 gene encoding uncharacterized protein LOC126552455 codes for MPPIRRSNLGRRTRNATNQANYRSNSQTREARASLNRAAFSYDVSIDYSNYQCVVIGSMNSVCSHCKALKYKNEANGLCCANGKVKLIPLDPPPEPLYSLVSGIGTDSIHFLTNIQQYNNCFQMTSFVATNVVRENFMPTFKFDHRQSINLYHTIIYFFYLQIQGQIYHRAGSLLPVSDSDNKFLQIYFMGNSPQEIDLRCAHNNLVKRSIVEQLQTLFHQHNQLIILFKTALDLMPSDNHKIVIRADKTPAGQHTRRFNAPTIDEVAIVVVGENLESRDIVLRRRNDQLQRIKETHRSYDALQYPIIFWQGEDGYDFSIKMINPIAGSETNKKVSSMNYYSYRLMIRENEDNHILKCRRLYHKYVVDMYVKIETERLTFIRLNQTKLRSEEYIHLRDAINTDGNAQNVGRMTILPATYIGSPRHMHEYAQDAMSYVRHYGTADLFITFTCNPQWIEINQELFSGQSPIDRHDITARVFRQKLKSLMDFIVKHNVFGETRCWMYSVEWQKRGLPHAHILIWLVENIRPNEVDAVISAEIPNVQVDPGLHEVVIKNMIHGPCGTLNQNSPCMMDGKCSKRYPRTLISETITGNDGYPLYRRRSTADNGKSTIVKLNQQDIEIDNRWIVPYSPILSKTFKAHINVESCHSVKSIKYICKYVAKGSDMAVIGIGAENSNDEVTQYQMGRYVSSNEAVWRIFSFPIHERHPSVVHLAVHLENGQRVYFTAQNAVQRAAQPPSTTLTSFFETCQNDDFAQTLLYSEMPKYYTWNQSSRRFIRRKQGKPVPGYTDVYSTDAIGRIYSVHPSNDECFYLRLLLVNVRGPTSFQQLRTVDGELCVSYREACQRLQLLENDAHWDQTLNDAVISSHAHQIRTLFSIIISTCFPSSPIDLWIKYKDYMCDDILYQIQNRMGNPNIQISEEIYNEALISIEDMCLIMSNKLLIQLGLTAPNRPMHDAFNQELHRERLYDLNDLKELIQTNLPLLNEQQKYVFETLMKVTNDETGGIYFLDAPGGTGKTFLISLILATIRSQNKIALALASSGIAQQLCLKVVEQPIQH; via the exons atgccTCCTATAAGACGAAGCAATTTAGGTAGAAGAACCAGAAATGCTACAAACCAAGCTAATTACCGATCTAATTCACAAACGCGTGAAGCGCGAGCAAGTTTGAATCGAGCTGCTTTTAGTTACGATGTGTCAATTGACTACAGTAACTACCAATGTGTTGTTATTGGTTCTATGAACTCGGTTTGCTCACACTGTAaggcattaaaatacaaaaacgaagCCAATGGATTGTGTTGCGCAAATGGTAAAGTGAAATTGATACCATTGGATCCACCACCAGAACCATTGTACTCATTGGTTTCAGGAATAGGAACAGATTCTATACACTTTTTGACAAATAtccaacaatataacaattgctTTCAAATGACTTCATTTGTGGCAACAAATGTAGTTCGGGAAAATTTTATGCCAACTTtcaag tttgatcACCGACAAtccattaatttataccacaccataatatattttttttatttacagatacAAGGGCAAATATATCATAGAGCAGGTTCACTGTTACCAGTGTCAGATAGCGACAACAAATTcctgcaaatttattttatgggcaATTCACCACAAGAAATTGATCTGCGTTGTGCacataacaatttagtaaAGAGGTCTATTGTAGAACAATTACAAACTTTATTTCATCAGCACaatcaattgattatattgtttaaaactgcCCTGGATCTGATGCCATCCGATAAtcacaaaattgtaatcagAGCTGATAAAACACCTGCAGGTCAACATACAAGACGTTTTAATGCACCAACTATTGATGAAGTTGCTATCGTTGTAGTTGGAGAAAACTTGGAATCCCgtgatattgttttacgtCGTCGGAATGATCAATTACAACGTATAAAGGAAACACACCGCTCATATGATGCACTGCAATATCCCATTATATTTTGGCAAGGTGAAGATGGCTACGatttctcaataaaaatgataaatcccattgcag GTTCTGAAACCAACAAAAAAGTCAGTTCAATGAACTATTATTCATACCGCCTAATGATTCGGGAAAATGAAGATAATCACATATTGAAATGTCGGCGATTATATCACAAATATGTTGTTGacatgtatgttaaaattgaaacggAAAGATTAACATTCATCAGGTTGAATCAAACCAAACTCCGATCTGAAGAGTATATTCACCTTCGAGATGCGATTAATACTGATGGAAATGCACAGAATGTCGGTCGGATGACTATTCTTCCAGCAACATACATCGGAAGCCCTCGGCATATGCACGAATATGCTCAAGATGCCATGTCGTATGTTCGTCATTATGGTACAGCAGATTTGTTCATCACATTTACATGCAATCCGCAATGGATAGAAATCAATCAGGAGTTATTCTCTGGGCAATCACCCATTGATCGTCATGATATTACAGCCAGAGTCTTTAGACAAAAGTTGAAATCTTTAATGGATTTCATCGTAAAACATAATGTGTTTGGTGAGACACGCTGCTGGATGTATTCTGTGGAGTGGCAGAAACGAGGATTGCCACATGCACACATTTTGATTTGGttggttgaaaatataagGCCAAATGAAGTTGATGCAGTGATATCAGCTGAAATCCCTAATGTACAAGTAGATCCTGGATTGCATGAGGTAGTTATCAAAAACATGATACATGGTCCCTGTGGAActcttaatcaaaattcacCGTGTATGATGGATGGTAAATGTTCAAAACGATATCCACGGACATTAATATCGGAAACAATTACTGGTAATGACGGTTATCCATTGTATCGTCGCAGATCGACAGCAGACAATGGAAAATCAACAAttgtcaaattaaatcaacaagaTATTGAAATAGATAATCGTTGGATTGTTCCATATTCACCCATTTTATCAAAGACATTCAAAGCACACATCAACGTTGAATCTTGCCATTCAgtgaaatctattaaatacatttgcaaaTATGTAGCCAAAGGGAGTGATATGGCTGTGATTGGAATTGGTGCAGAGAATTCCAATGATGAAGTTACCCAATACCAAATGGGCCGCTATGTCAGTAGTAATGAAGCAGTTTGgcgaatattttcttttcctaTTCATGAGAGACACCCTTCTGTTGTTCACTTAGCTGTGCATTTAGAAAATGGACAAAGAGTGTATTTTACAGCACAGAACGCAGTACAAAGAGCTGCTCAGCCACCATCTACTACATTAACCAGTTTTTTTGAGACATGCCAAAACGATGATTTCGCACAAACATTGCTATATTCTGAaatgccaaaatattatacctggaATCAATCCTCAAGGAGATTTATACGACGGAAACAAGGAAAACCAGTTCCAGGATATACAGATGTATATTCCACCGATGCGATTGGCCGGATTTATTCAGTACATCCAAGCAATgatgaatgtttttacttaCGACTGCTATTAGTCAATGTACGTGGCCCAACATCATTCCAACAGTTACGAACTGTTGATGGTGAATTGTGTGTATCCTACAGAGAAGCCTGTCAACGTTTGCAATTGCTTGAAAATGACGCTCATTGGGATCAAACTCTCAATGATGCTGTAATATCATCACACGCTCATCAAATACGAacattgttttctataatcaTATCTACATGCTTCCCATCAAGCCCAATTGATTTGTGGATCAAGTACAAAGATTATATGTgtgatgatattttgtatcaaatacaGAATAGAATGGGAAATCCAAATATACAAATCAGTGAAGAAATTTACAATGAAGCATTGATTTCAATTGAGGACATGTGCTTGATAATGTCAAACAaactattaattcaattaggcCTGACCGCGCCCAATCGTCCAATGCATGACGCTTTTAACCAAGAGTTGCATCGAGAAAGACTGTATGATCTCAACGATTTGAAAgaattaattcaaacaaatcTTCCACTGTTAAATGAACAACAGAAGTATGTATTTGAAACTCTTATGAAAGTAACAAATGATGAAACTGGAGGGATTTACTTCTTAGATGCACCTGGTGGTACaggaaaaacttttttgatttcattaatattagcaACAATTCgctcacaaaataaaattgcacttGCACTCGCTTCGTCGGGAATCGCGCAGCAACTTTGCTTGAAGGTGGTCGAACAGCCCATTCAGCACTAA
- the LOC126552457 gene encoding uncharacterized protein LOC126552457, translating to MCGYGRPDKYLATTQSEKDMDYSSSDISTEMKHVVKQLHDNAIGNGYQPLRREEWETSVIGFMKSTSAAEKVRVPKSASTRSRDILKGGRSTGNNNILTGTTNAVVGIVRGDKIFNTDLERTFDTPDTCLSTGSRNVPVKATRAIYPVHSAKSESEEALSQRIVFQQVRNPRQTISAGPSTNPASRRTSRISRRAHAMEFAAFHYIQEYNTLFQITSFGATKVIRDSFMPKFKIQGQIYHRAGSLLPFPDTESQFVQIYFFGNSNDELNRRCAIASSARRQIILDLQIFFHQHNGLVQLFKTALDLMPSDNHRIVIRADKTPFGEHARRFNAPTIDEVAIVIVGEQFLSRDIVLHRRNEQLQRVSELHQSYDALQYPLLHWKGDDGYHFNISMIDPRTGRGIPGKTVSAMNYYSYKFMVRPQEDNFILWFGKLFNQYAVDMYAKIESECLNYFRFNQSEEYIRLQDAIVNDGNVNNIGRIISAEIPDEITDPELFEVVKKNMIHGPCGELNLNSP from the exons ATGTGTGGATATGGTCGCCCTGATAAATATTTAGCGACCACGCAGAGCGAGAAAGATATGGATTACTCGTCAAGTGATATTAGCACTGAAATGAAGCATGTCGTTAAGCAATTGCATGATAATGCGATTGGAAATGGATATCAACCTTTGAGAAGAGAAGAGTGGGAGACATCTGTTATTGGGTTTATGAAGTCGACTAGTGCCGCGGAGAAAGTACGTGTTCCAAAGTCTGCATCTACTAGGTCGCGAGATATATTAAAAGGAGGTAGAAGTACtggcaacaataatattttaacgggAACTACAAATGCTGTTGTTGGTATTGTGAGAGGCGATAAGATTTTCAATACTGATTTGGAGAGGACATTCGATACCCCTGATACATGCTTATCGACTGGATCAAGGAATGTTCCCGTAAAAGCAACTCGCGCTATTTACCCTGTTCACAGcgccaa ATCTGAAAGTGAAGAGGCACTATCACAACGAATTGTGTTTCAACAAGTACGAAACCCACGTCAAACTATATCTGCAGGTCCGTCAACAAATCCAGCATCAAGACGAACGTCACGAATTTCACGTCGTGCACACGCCATGGAATTTGCTGCATTTCATTACATTCAAGAATATAATACGCTATTTCAAATTACTTCTTTTGGTGCGACGAAAGTTATAAGAGACAGTTTTATGCCGAAGTTcaag ATTCAAGGCCAGATTTATCATAGAGCTGGTTCATTATTGCCATTCCCTGACACTGAATCTCAATTTGtgcaaatctatttttttggGAATAGCAATGATGAATTGAATCGGCGTTGTGCAATTGCTTCAAGTGCAAGGCGTCAAATTATTTTGGACCTGCAAATTTTTTTCCATCAACACAATGGATTAGTTCAATTGTTCAAAACCGCTCTTGATCTTATGCCATCCGATAATCATAGGATAGTAATAAGAGCCGACAAAACGCCTTTTGGGGAGCATGCAAGACGCTTCAATGCACCAACCATTGATGAAGTGGCTATTGTAATTGTTGGAGAGCAGTTTCTATCTCGTGATATTGTGCTACACCGAAGAAATGAGCAATTGCAGCGTGTATCAGAGCTTCATCAAAGCTATGATGCATTACAGTATCCATTATTGCACTGGAAAGGTGACGACGGCTATCATTTCAATATATCAATGATAGATCCACGAACcg gTCGCGGCATACCAGGCAAGACAGTTAGTGCAATGAACTATTACTCATACAAATTCATGGTTCGTCCACAAGAAGACAACTTTATTTTGTGGTttggaaaattattcaatcaaTATGCTGTGGACATGTATGCGAAGATTGAATCAGAATGTCTTAATTACTTTAGATTCAATCAATCGGAAGAGTACATACGCTTACAAGATGCAATAGTGAATGATGGcaatgtcaataatattggac GCATTATATCAGCTGAAATTCCAGATGAAATTACTGATCctgaattatttgaagttgtcaagaaaaatatgattcaCGGTCCTTGCGGTGAACTCAATTTGAATTCTCCATGA
- the LOC126552456 gene encoding ATP-dependent DNA helicase PIF1-like, producing MHSNETPTCNVSKNSAMAKVLQQCKLIVWDECTMAHKKSLEALDRTLKDLRSNNNRFGGAMILLAGDFRQTLPVIPRSTPADELNACLKSSSLWKHVKVLHLSKNMRVELQNDQSGNIFSKQLIDIGNGKFPIDMLTGCINFPLSFCQLTRSKDELIQKVFPDVSQNYRNHDWLSERAILAAKNIDVNELNFKIQEQITGELMIYKSVDSATNQDDVVNYPPEFLNSLDLPGLPPHNLQLKVGSVVIMLRNINQPRLCNGTRLAIKKLLNNVIEATILKGKYKGEDVLIPRIPMIPTDVPFEFKRLQFPVRLAFAMTINKSQGQSLSVCGINLENPCSHMVNCMLPVPVLENHQICLSMRQ from the coding sequence ATGCATAGCAATGAAACTCCAACCTGCAACGTTTCGAAGAACTCTGCAATGGCAAAGGTTTTGCAGCAATGTAAATTGATTGTTTGGGATGAATGCACGATGGCACATAAAAAATCTTTGGAGGCTTTGGACAGAACCTTAAAAGATCTACGGAGCAATAATAACCGATTTGGTGGtgcaatgattttattagcaGGAGATTTTCGTCAAACATTGCCGGTGATTCCACGATCAACGCCAGCTGATGAACTCAATGCATGTCTAAAGTCCTCCAGTTTGTGGAAACATGTCAAAGTACTTCATTTAAGCAAGAATATGCGTGTCGAGTTGCAAAATGACCAATCTGGAAACATATTCTCTAAACAACTCATTGACATTGGTAATGGCAAATTTCCTATAGACATGTTGACTGGCTGCATTAACTTTCCTCTAAGTTTTTGTCAGTTAACTCGATCAAAAGATGAACTTATTCAGAAGGTGTTTCCAGATGTTTCTCAAAATTACAGAAACCATGATTGGTTGAGCGAACGAGCTATACTGGCTGCAAAAAACATAgatgtaaatgaattaaatttcaaaattcaagaaCAAATTACAGGCGAATTGATGATATATAAATCAGTTGATTCGGCTACTAATCAAGATGATGTAGTCAACTATCCACCGGAATTTTTAAACTCGCTGGATTTGCCAGGATTGCCACCTCACAATCTTCAATTAAAGGTTGGATCGGTGGTTATAATGTTGCGAAATATCAACCAACCGCGTCTTTGCAACGGTACACGGttagcgataaaaaaattactaaacaatGTGATAGAAGCAACTATACTCAAAGGAAAGTATAAAGGAGAAGATGTTCTCATACCGCGCATCCCAATGATTCCGACTGATGTGCCATTTGAGTTTAAACGACTACAGTTTCCAGTGCGTCTTGCTTTTGCTATGACTATAAACAAGTCCCAGGGGCAATCATTAAGTGTTTGTGGTATTAATCTAGAAAACCCATGTTCTCACATGGTCAATTGTATGTTGCCTGTTCCCGTGTTGGAAAACCATCAGATTTGTTTATCTATGCGCCAGTAA